Proteins encoded within one genomic window of Romeriopsis navalis LEGE 11480:
- a CDS encoding DUF456 domain-containing protein, with protein sequence MVILYWVLLAVMLVGIIGAVLPGIPGPTIILAAIVIWGLGIQNFAAIAWPLGVAILVLVFGLGIDLLASQWGAKKAGASNWGQWGAIIGMMIGFLGLLPALPIGGPILGLLLGPLLGAIGGEFLYTKDLQKSVKAGVGIVVGSVVGNLVQGVIAITPVVVFIVTTWPPLSPPQ encoded by the coding sequence ATGGTGATTTTGTATTGGGTCTTGTTGGCCGTTATGTTAGTCGGGATTATTGGGGCCGTTCTCCCTGGCATTCCTGGTCCCACGATTATCCTGGCCGCGATCGTCATTTGGGGTTTAGGCATTCAGAATTTTGCGGCGATTGCTTGGCCGCTGGGCGTGGCGATCCTCGTCTTGGTCTTTGGCCTTGGGATTGACCTATTGGCTAGTCAATGGGGCGCGAAAAAAGCCGGAGCGAGTAATTGGGGGCAGTGGGGTGCCATCATTGGCATGATGATCGGATTTCTCGGGTTACTGCCAGCGCTGCCCATCGGTGGCCCGATTTTAGGCTTACTGCTCGGACCACTACTCGGTGCGATTGGCGGGGAATTTCTCTACACCAAAGACCTGCAGAAATCCGTCAAAGCGGGTGTCGGCATCGTTGTCGGTTCGGTGGTGGGCAATCTTGTCCAAGGCGTGATTGCCATCACGCCCGTGGTGGTCTTTATCGTAACGACATGGCCCCCACTCTCCCCCCCTCAGTAG
- a CDS encoding NAD(P)-dependent oxidoreductase, which yields MANIGVIGTGLMGEPMAMRLLDQADCLTVYNRTTAKTQALQAQGAQVATTPTEVFEQADVIILMLTDANAIADLLFEPAVPLKQRTVIQMGTIAPQQSQNLHDRITSQGGAYFEAPVLGSIPEAKSGKLIVMVGATTPQFEQWQALLQQLGPDPTLVGPVGTAAAVKLALNQLIGSLTTAFGLSLALTQKAGVDPDIFMGILRQSALYAPTFDKKLTRMLEQNYANPNFPAKHLLKDMQLFHQAADDYAIPTELIAPISQLLHQTVAAGLADGDYSALFSQIQSP from the coding sequence ATGGCTAACATCGGCGTAATCGGCACCGGACTTATGGGCGAGCCGATGGCAATGCGTTTACTTGATCAAGCTGATTGCCTCACCGTCTATAACCGCACCACGGCCAAAACTCAGGCCCTCCAAGCTCAAGGAGCGCAGGTTGCCACAACGCCCACGGAGGTGTTTGAACAGGCCGACGTAATTATCCTGATGCTGACCGATGCCAACGCGATCGCGGATCTATTATTTGAACCAGCAGTCCCCCTGAAGCAGCGCACAGTGATCCAGATGGGCACCATCGCACCGCAGCAAAGTCAAAATCTCCACGATCGGATTACATCTCAAGGTGGAGCTTATTTTGAGGCACCAGTCTTAGGCAGTATTCCCGAGGCGAAATCTGGCAAATTGATTGTGATGGTTGGTGCCACGACCCCACAGTTCGAGCAATGGCAAGCCTTGTTACAACAGCTCGGCCCCGACCCCACATTAGTCGGACCAGTTGGCACCGCAGCGGCGGTCAAATTAGCCCTAAACCAATTGATCGGATCACTCACCACCGCCTTTGGCCTGAGCCTCGCTTTAACCCAGAAAGCGGGCGTTGACCCCGACATTTTTATGGGCATCCTCCGGCAGAGTGCGCTTTACGCCCCGACCTTCGATAAAAAGCTAACCCGTATGCTCGAGCAAAATTACGCCAACCCCAACTTTCCGGCGAAGCATTTACTCAAGGACATGCAGCTATTCCACCAAGCCGCCGATGATTACGCAATCCCCACCGAGTTAATCGCGCCGATCAGCCAACTCTTACACCAAACCGTCGCCGCCGGACTCGCTGATGGCGATTATTCCGCCCTCTTTAGCCAGATCCAATCGCCATAA
- the hpsU gene encoding hormogonium polysaccharide biosynthesis acetyltransferase HpsU, which produces MLTYPDLAQQPLNALPQAELSIDDRPWIDLRTYDQSHFDRGRPGWLILLWWLVQAVTFPLTPHFASGLRCWILRQFGAEIGEGVLIRPTARFTYPWKIRIDAWSWIGDDVVLYSLDHIHIGEHCVVSQKSYICTGSHDVQDPSFGLTTAPVTIGNGAWIATDCFIAPGVTIGTNSIIGARSTVLRDLPAGQVCWGSPCKAKYERTMLQPKLTPPATHQTNEPNR; this is translated from the coding sequence ATGCTGACTTACCCAGATTTAGCGCAACAACCGCTGAACGCGTTACCGCAAGCTGAATTATCGATCGATGATCGGCCTTGGATTGACTTACGCACCTATGACCAATCGCATTTCGATCGGGGACGGCCCGGCTGGCTTATCTTACTCTGGTGGTTGGTCCAAGCCGTTACTTTTCCGCTAACGCCGCATTTTGCCAGTGGCTTACGCTGCTGGATACTACGACAGTTTGGGGCGGAAATTGGCGAGGGCGTGCTAATTCGACCTACTGCCCGTTTTACATATCCGTGGAAAATTCGCATTGATGCCTGGAGCTGGATTGGGGATGATGTTGTGCTATACAGCCTCGATCACATCCACATTGGGGAGCATTGCGTCGTCTCCCAGAAAAGTTACATCTGCACTGGCAGCCATGACGTTCAAGATCCAAGTTTTGGCTTGACCACAGCACCTGTGACAATCGGCAATGGTGCCTGGATCGCGACCGATTGCTTCATTGCACCGGGCGTCACGATCGGCACAAACAGTATTATCGGCGCCCGCAGCACGGTGCTACGCGATCTACCGGCAGGCCAAGTCTGCTGGGGCAGCCCCTGCAAGGCCAAGTACGAACGCACAATGCTACAACCGAAATTGACGCCACCAGCGACTCACCAAACCAACGAGCCCAACCGTTAG
- a CDS encoding Npun_F0813 family protein — translation MFILKRQDVDITSVQHPTKDQKIPILNYQGMTFRLLNIFPANQQDEARALWRELTDNQGKACVLLEETERYSIWGKVRLEQLVGELSVPKPSKATSGGVVSPVFTQACLLMLQAIYIDVEDLLGAKQSEAFQRDLMQLFKQGQFANTATPDAVIQLLTFDPLNSLQPPPWQEPQLVKLLQDMHHLGKSYFGGNSFNKRVLEALDDLSSYDRTRFLEWLKQSPAATVWL, via the coding sequence ATGTTTATTTTGAAGCGTCAGGATGTTGACATTACTAGCGTTCAGCATCCGACCAAAGACCAGAAAATCCCAATTCTGAACTACCAAGGCATGACGTTTCGTCTGCTGAATATCTTTCCGGCGAATCAGCAAGATGAAGCGCGGGCGCTGTGGCGTGAGCTTACGGATAATCAGGGCAAAGCCTGTGTCCTGCTGGAAGAAACAGAGCGTTACAGCATTTGGGGCAAGGTACGTTTAGAGCAGCTGGTGGGTGAACTGTCGGTGCCGAAGCCGTCCAAAGCGACCAGTGGCGGTGTTGTGTCGCCGGTTTTTACCCAGGCTTGTTTATTGATGCTGCAGGCGATCTACATTGATGTTGAAGATTTACTCGGGGCCAAGCAGAGTGAAGCCTTTCAGCGGGATTTGATGCAGCTATTTAAGCAGGGACAGTTTGCGAATACGGCGACCCCCGATGCGGTGATTCAACTCCTGACCTTTGATCCACTGAATAGTTTGCAGCCGCCACCATGGCAGGAACCACAGTTGGTCAAACTGTTGCAAGATATGCATCATTTGGGCAAAAGTTATTTTGGTGGGAATTCTTTTAATAAGCGGGTTCTAGAAGCCTTAGACGATCTGTCATCCTATGATCGAACGCGGTTCTTGGAATGGCTTAAGCAGTCTCCAGCCGCTACTGTCTGGTTGTAG
- a CDS encoding D-alanyl-D-alanine carboxypeptidase, translated as MLSLLSRLTAATLFDVSLAAGLVPGLLNFFSPPQRLTIKDPVGISRRISEPWAVLRDSRDPQAEVIVQGYLKSLKALGLSTKEQGVWLQSGLFRLADHQGQTPLSAASLTKIATSLAALETWGPQHQFATDVLTNGTIQNGVVQGDLIIQGSGDPMFVWEEAIALGNALNRLGIKQVTGNLVITGNFVMNFEWDPIKSGNLLKQALNSATWQAQIQVQHGKMTAGTPKPKVAIAGNVVRAQPTQGQLLVKRKSLPLWNLVKRLNVYSNNFMSEALSRLMGGPPVVIKTAAAAAGVAPDQIRLINGSGLGEENRISAQAASAMFAAIQRYASLHQLNIADLFPISGTDVGTIEDREIPRNAVVKTGSLSVVSALAGVVPTNQRGVISFAIINRGSNLEGLRASQDTLLRKLQQAWGAPTKRPVEISPIAPAQDEMVKLGTMSRNFVPAPKS; from the coding sequence ATGTTGTCCTTGTTGAGTCGGCTCACCGCTGCTACTTTATTTGATGTCTCCCTGGCGGCTGGTTTGGTGCCGGGATTGCTGAATTTTTTTAGTCCACCGCAACGGTTGACGATTAAAGATCCGGTGGGTATCAGTCGGCGGATTTCCGAACCTTGGGCTGTGTTGCGTGATAGTCGTGACCCCCAAGCCGAGGTGATCGTCCAGGGTTATCTGAAATCGCTCAAGGCGTTAGGGCTATCGACCAAAGAGCAAGGTGTCTGGTTGCAGTCGGGTTTATTTCGTTTGGCTGATCATCAAGGCCAAACGCCGCTCTCTGCGGCATCGTTGACGAAAATTGCGACAAGCTTGGCGGCGCTGGAAACCTGGGGACCACAGCATCAATTTGCCACGGATGTATTGACTAATGGCACGATCCAAAATGGGGTGGTGCAGGGAGACTTAATCATTCAAGGCAGTGGCGATCCGATGTTTGTCTGGGAAGAGGCGATCGCCCTGGGCAATGCGCTGAATCGCTTGGGGATTAAACAGGTCACGGGGAATCTCGTGATTACTGGGAATTTTGTGATGAACTTTGAGTGGGATCCAATTAAGTCGGGGAACTTGTTGAAGCAGGCGTTGAATTCCGCCACTTGGCAGGCCCAGATTCAAGTGCAACATGGCAAGATGACTGCCGGTACACCCAAGCCAAAAGTGGCGATCGCGGGGAATGTGGTTCGGGCACAGCCAACCCAAGGCCAACTCCTGGTCAAGCGCAAGTCGCTACCCCTGTGGAACTTAGTCAAACGGCTGAATGTTTATAGCAATAACTTTATGTCCGAGGCGCTATCGCGGTTGATGGGCGGGCCACCTGTGGTGATTAAAACAGCGGCGGCGGCGGCCGGGGTCGCGCCGGATCAGATTCGCTTAATTAATGGTTCGGGCTTGGGGGAAGAAAATCGCATTTCGGCCCAAGCAGCTAGTGCAATGTTCGCAGCAATTCAGCGCTATGCCAGTTTGCATCAGTTGAATATTGCGGATCTATTTCCGATTTCGGGGACGGATGTGGGGACGATCGAAGACCGGGAAATTCCTCGCAATGCGGTGGTGAAGACGGGTAGCTTGAGTGTCGTAAGTGCGCTCGCCGGTGTAGTGCCGACGAACCAACGGGGGGTAATTTCCTTTGCGATTATCAATCGCGGCTCGAATTTAGAGGGTTTGCGGGCCAGCCAAGATACGCTGTTACGAAAGTTGCAGCAGGCTTGGGGCGCACCGACGAAACGACCAGTGGAAATTAGCCCGATCGCACCGGCCCAAGATGAGATGGTGAAGTTGGGCACGATGAGTCGTAATTTTGTGCCGGCACCGAAGTCGTAG
- a CDS encoding WcaI family glycosyltransferase — protein MRVLIYSYNYYPEPIGIAPLMTELAEGLVKRGHEVRVVTGMPNYPQRQIYDGYEDKLYLTEERHGVIIQRSFVWVKPKPNLVDRVLLDGSFVMSSMVQALRGWRPDVILLTVPPLPIAVPANLLGWLYRCPVVLNVQDILPEAAVHVGLLKNPALIRVMEKLEQFAYSTAHTVSVIADGFVDNLTSKGVPTEKITCIPNWVNTNFIQPLERDDNAFRREFGLEGKFVALYSGNIALTQGLETVVEAATQMLDNPEIVFVIVGESRALAKLQEYCDAQGASNVKLLPFQPRERLPEMLAAADVSLIVQRRHVVSFNMPSKTQVILASGRPAIASVPSTGSAAKAIEKSRGGMVVEPENPQALADAILHLQAHPELAAAFGKQGRQFALDRYSFEQSLNQYEALFERVVASTQANRIFSLRPKKSSANLSS, from the coding sequence ATGCGAGTTTTAATTTACTCTTACAACTATTACCCTGAACCAATTGGCATCGCGCCACTCATGACCGAACTGGCCGAAGGATTGGTCAAACGCGGCCATGAGGTCCGCGTCGTCACTGGCATGCCCAATTACCCGCAACGTCAAATCTACGATGGCTATGAGGACAAACTATACCTAACCGAGGAACGCCATGGCGTGATCATCCAGCGCAGTTTTGTTTGGGTTAAACCTAAACCGAATTTGGTAGATCGTGTCCTGCTCGATGGCAGTTTTGTCATGAGTAGTATGGTTCAAGCCCTACGGGGTTGGCGACCAGACGTGATTTTGCTGACGGTACCGCCACTGCCGATCGCCGTACCAGCGAACTTACTCGGCTGGCTCTATCGTTGTCCGGTAGTCTTGAACGTACAAGATATTCTGCCAGAGGCGGCAGTCCATGTGGGCTTGCTCAAAAATCCAGCACTGATTCGCGTGATGGAAAAACTAGAGCAGTTTGCCTACAGCACAGCACATACAGTCAGCGTCATTGCCGATGGCTTTGTCGATAACCTCACAAGTAAAGGCGTGCCAACCGAAAAGATTACCTGCATTCCCAATTGGGTAAATACAAATTTCATCCAGCCCTTAGAGCGTGATGACAATGCGTTTCGGCGGGAATTCGGGCTTGAGGGAAAATTTGTGGCCCTCTATTCTGGCAATATTGCTTTGACCCAGGGTTTGGAAACGGTCGTTGAAGCCGCCACCCAAATGCTAGACAACCCCGAAATTGTGTTTGTGATTGTCGGGGAGTCGCGGGCCTTAGCCAAACTCCAGGAATATTGCGATGCCCAAGGGGCAAGCAACGTCAAACTGCTGCCATTTCAGCCGCGGGAACGCTTACCCGAAATGCTCGCCGCCGCCGATGTCAGCTTAATTGTCCAGCGGCGTCATGTTGTGTCGTTTAACATGCCCTCCAAAACCCAGGTCATTTTGGCCAGTGGTCGTCCGGCGATCGCCTCAGTCCCCAGTACCGGCAGCGCGGCTAAAGCGATCGAAAAAAGCCGGGGGGGCATGGTGGTTGAACCCGAAAATCCCCAAGCCCTAGCGGACGCAATTCTGCATCTGCAAGCGCATCCAGAACTCGCCGCCGCATTTGGCAAGCAAGGTCGCCAATTTGCCCTCGATCGTTACTCGTTTGAGCAATCGCTCAATCAATACGAAGCGCTATTCGAAAGGGTTGTGGCCAGTACCCAAGCCAATCGGATTTTCTCATTGCGCCCGAAGAAATCCAGCGCCAATCTTTCCTCCTAA
- a CDS encoding chorismate lyase: MQSFMTAIVNPSKQIPQTTWHRLNPVWEANVQDVEQGVPHERLSPAWQVFLLGDGSPTRHLRLLTGHPTEVDVIDMSSIGDDLDQAPQIVEKIPGPRTRRQVWLKNGGQRLAYAASWWELSHVDEYLQNRSLPIWASLATRRTELYRDVQGLYCGYSEALSKTFNHPGPFWGRHYLFWHHGQPLTLIYEVFSPQLQQYLGKS, from the coding sequence GTGCAAAGTTTCATGACGGCGATCGTTAATCCTTCCAAACAAATTCCTCAGACGACATGGCATCGCCTCAATCCAGTATGGGAAGCCAATGTGCAAGATGTTGAGCAGGGTGTGCCCCACGAGCGCCTGTCGCCCGCCTGGCAAGTCTTTTTGCTAGGGGATGGTTCGCCAACACGCCATTTGCGGTTGTTGACTGGGCACCCGACGGAGGTGGATGTGATTGATATGTCATCGATTGGTGATGACTTGGATCAAGCGCCCCAAATCGTTGAGAAAATTCCTGGCCCCCGAACGCGGCGTCAAGTGTGGCTGAAAAATGGGGGGCAGCGCTTAGCCTATGCCGCTTCCTGGTGGGAGCTGAGTCATGTGGATGAGTATTTACAAAATCGATCGTTGCCAATTTGGGCCAGCCTGGCGACCCGCCGGACGGAACTATACCGTGATGTACAGGGCCTTTACTGTGGCTATAGTGAAGCCTTGTCAAAGACGTTTAACCATCCTGGGCCGTTCTGGGGCCGACATTATCTGTTCTGGCACCATGGTCAGCCCCTAACGCTAATTTATGAGGTTTTTTCACCTCAATTACAGCAATACTTGGGTAAAAGCTAA
- a CDS encoding DedA family protein, which translates to MTQWLLEWIPQVMERLSYFGIGLLMFLENLFPPIPSELIMPLAGFTVSKGELNFQYAVLAGVIGTVIGALPWYYIGKLFGESRIRQLADRYGKWLTISGEDISKANHWFHKRGGMAVLLCRLVPGVRTLISVPAGINAMPIGAFILYSTIGTALWCTLLTYSGYVLGQNYGLVETYLGPISKYILIGLLLVAGGWIWRRRQTQKHRP; encoded by the coding sequence ATGACCCAATGGCTACTCGAATGGATCCCACAGGTCATGGAACGACTCAGCTACTTTGGGATCGGTTTACTCATGTTTCTGGAAAATCTATTTCCGCCGATCCCCTCAGAACTGATCATGCCCCTCGCGGGATTTACGGTATCGAAGGGCGAGTTAAATTTCCAATATGCCGTACTGGCAGGCGTGATTGGCACCGTAATTGGCGCATTGCCTTGGTACTACATCGGGAAATTATTCGGTGAGTCACGGATTCGCCAACTGGCCGATCGCTATGGCAAATGGCTCACCATCTCCGGGGAAGATATCAGCAAAGCCAACCACTGGTTTCATAAACGCGGTGGAATGGCCGTTTTGCTCTGCCGTCTGGTGCCGGGTGTCCGCACGCTCATTTCGGTGCCAGCCGGAATCAACGCCATGCCGATCGGGGCATTTATCCTATATTCGACGATCGGCACCGCCCTATGGTGCACCCTGCTCACCTACAGCGGGTATGTCCTGGGCCAAAACTATGGCCTGGTTGAAACTTATCTGGGGCCGATCTCAAAATATATTCTCATCGGTTTATTACTGGTAGCCGGTGGTTGGATCTGGCGACGCCGGCAAACCCAAAAACACCGGCCCTAG
- a CDS encoding cofactor assembly of complex C subunit B, with protein sequence MASSNPNPAKSQPANATTMLKRMPIVVGIIASSLLVVNRILTPNLAPTQSRSDALGIIISAVLILTGLLWQNFQPNAPESVDLIGESGFELEATLPDAIRTELAWASKLLLNNTVTKSIVVYHQGKIILRRGILGKNPQLTPGAIVKRVLETQKAVYLVALKLYPGRVEFDYLPENTQGVICQPIDADSVIILGANAPRSYTKQDEAWIAGIADKLSYSFNLIGNPPPARPESTSP encoded by the coding sequence ATGGCCTCGTCAAATCCCAACCCAGCAAAGTCTCAACCGGCGAATGCCACCACAATGCTCAAACGCATGCCCATCGTCGTGGGCATCATTGCCAGTAGCCTCTTGGTGGTCAATCGCATTCTCACGCCCAATCTCGCTCCGACACAATCGCGTTCGGATGCACTGGGGATAATCATTAGCGCCGTTTTGATTTTGACTGGACTACTGTGGCAAAACTTCCAACCAAATGCGCCGGAAAGTGTCGATCTAATTGGCGAATCTGGCTTTGAACTGGAAGCAACACTGCCCGATGCAATCCGCACCGAACTCGCTTGGGCTTCCAAACTTTTGCTGAACAACACCGTGACAAAATCGATCGTCGTGTATCACCAAGGCAAAATAATTCTACGGCGCGGCATTCTGGGCAAAAATCCCCAGCTCACCCCAGGGGCGATCGTCAAACGTGTCCTCGAAACCCAAAAAGCGGTCTATTTAGTCGCGCTCAAACTATACCCAGGCCGGGTGGAATTTGATTATTTACCGGAAAATACACAAGGGGTAATTTGCCAACCGATCGATGCCGACAGTGTAATCATCCTCGGGGCGAATGCACCCCGCAGTTATACAAAGCAAGATGAAGCCTGGATTGCCGGCATTGCGGACAAACTCAGCTATAGCTTCAATCTCATCGGCAATCCCCCACCCGCTCGCCCAGAATCAACATCGCCGTAG
- a CDS encoding glycosyltransferase family 2 protein — protein MNTLPKIPISVIVPAKNEESNLPACLESLSRADEIFVVDSQSSDRSIEISESYGAQVVQFEFNGSWPKKKNWSLENLPFRNEWVLIVDCDERITEELWAEMAERIEQNECAGYYLNRRIFFLGQWLEHGGKYPDWNLRLFKHKLGRYENLKTENIQNTGDNEVHEHVVIDGPVEYLKEDMLHIDFRDMFQWIARHNRYSNWEAQVYLNTLNGKNDDGTIGGSFFGNAVQRKRFLKRIWVHLPFKPLLRFILVYIIQLGFLDGKAGYIYARLISQYEYQIGVKLFELKNFGGTFNSSQQVAIAKPTPETMIAGVPQPES, from the coding sequence ATGAATACCCTGCCCAAAATTCCGATCTCTGTTATCGTTCCAGCCAAGAATGAAGAATCCAACTTACCGGCTTGTCTAGAAAGCCTCAGTCGGGCCGATGAAATTTTTGTCGTTGATTCACAGAGCTCGGATCGGTCGATCGAAATCTCAGAAAGTTACGGCGCACAGGTAGTCCAGTTTGAGTTCAACGGGAGCTGGCCAAAGAAGAAAAATTGGTCGCTGGAAAATCTACCTTTCCGCAACGAATGGGTTTTAATCGTCGACTGTGACGAGCGCATTACCGAGGAACTTTGGGCCGAAATGGCCGAGCGCATCGAGCAGAATGAATGCGCTGGTTATTATCTCAACCGCCGGATTTTCTTCCTAGGGCAGTGGCTAGAGCACGGTGGCAAATATCCAGACTGGAACCTGCGCTTGTTCAAACACAAGCTGGGGCGCTACGAAAATCTCAAAACAGAGAATATCCAGAACACCGGCGACAATGAAGTGCATGAGCATGTCGTGATCGATGGCCCAGTCGAGTATCTCAAAGAAGATATGCTCCATATCGACTTCCGCGATATGTTCCAGTGGATTGCGCGCCACAACCGCTACTCAAACTGGGAAGCACAGGTTTATCTCAATACCTTAAATGGCAAAAACGATGATGGCACGATCGGTGGCAGCTTCTTTGGCAATGCTGTTCAGCGCAAGCGTTTCCTCAAACGAATTTGGGTGCATCTGCCCTTTAAGCCGTTATTGCGATTTATCCTGGTCTACATTATCCAATTGGGATTTCTGGACGGCAAAGCCGGCTATATCTATGCCCGTTTGATCAGCCAGTACGAATACCAAATCGGCGTCAAACTCTTCGAATTAAAGAATTTTGGCGGTACGTTCAATAGTAGCCAGCAAGTAGCAATCGCAAAACCGACTCCGGAAACCATGATTGCGGGTGTACCGCAACCAGAATCGTAG
- a CDS encoding Hpt domain-containing protein, protein MQTTKQQQILGYFIEEAKEHLDSIESGLLNLSQTMAETEDMNQIFRAAHSIKGGAAMLGFNSIQRVAHHLEDYFKLLKENPSIKVDRRLEDLFLKGFDALKALVDQLQGTFGLRDEDAEHIVQGTEPIFAELGQYLNQLIQAGNAAPTPTQPLVTPQASGQVSKILKVMLQLFKQGDNAKSRQQLIALCTRMMQIAPKNEPWIHLGQTAQRAIANQANPYAKLAPILIKELKLSSDLLLAGRSGEIIPSTALQRLTKKPTPQLTPDQLAEAQSITQVRSHPTPIAQVEAEAQTMTIAKPPATLRPRTISVPNDPKAAARALLDAFSKNELIQLAEFLMKSIQS, encoded by the coding sequence GTGCAGACAACGAAACAGCAGCAAATTCTAGGATATTTCATCGAAGAGGCAAAAGAACACCTCGACTCGATCGAAAGTGGCTTGCTGAATTTGAGCCAAACGATGGCTGAAACGGAAGATATGAATCAGATCTTCCGCGCCGCCCACTCGATTAAGGGTGGGGCCGCCATGCTTGGCTTCAATAGCATTCAGCGCGTCGCTCACCATCTGGAAGACTACTTCAAATTATTGAAGGAAAATCCCAGTATCAAGGTCGATCGACGACTCGAGGATCTATTTCTCAAGGGCTTTGATGCACTCAAGGCCTTGGTTGACCAACTCCAAGGGACATTTGGCCTGCGGGACGAGGATGCCGAACATATCGTCCAAGGGACAGAGCCAATTTTTGCGGAGCTGGGTCAATACCTGAACCAGCTGATTCAGGCCGGGAATGCCGCTCCCACACCAACTCAGCCATTGGTCACACCACAAGCGAGTGGTCAGGTGAGCAAGATCCTCAAGGTGATGTTGCAACTGTTTAAGCAAGGCGATAATGCCAAAAGTCGTCAGCAATTGATTGCACTTTGCACGCGCATGATGCAAATTGCCCCAAAAAACGAACCTTGGATACATCTGGGGCAAACGGCACAACGCGCCATCGCCAATCAAGCCAATCCCTACGCCAAACTCGCACCCATCCTGATCAAGGAGTTAAAGCTATCTAGCGACCTACTGCTGGCTGGACGCAGTGGTGAAATTATTCCCAGTACCGCGCTCCAACGGCTGACGAAAAAGCCCACGCCACAACTCACACCCGATCAGTTGGCGGAAGCCCAATCGATTACCCAGGTCCGTTCGCACCCAACACCGATCGCCCAGGTCGAGGCAGAGGCCCAGACTATGACGATCGCCAAGCCGCCAGCGACGCTGCGGCCACGCACCATCAGCGTTCCCAACGATCCCAAAGCCGCCGCCCGCGCCTTACTTGATGCATTTAGCAAAAATGAACTCATTCAATTAGCGGAGTTTTTAATGAAGTCAATTCAGTCGTAA
- the lptC gene encoding LPS export ABC transporter periplasmic protein LptC, whose product MLKSSRLLWGIGILVFVGLVGVVVVNLPSSNKRQAADGLREGSSDLQKFDNSLTFSNVTLEQADEQGKLWWKVNAAKAIYSKDKKVATVENPEGELFQDGKAVFKLKAKKGEVIQDGKSIVLRGDIIATDLRDGTVLKGKEIEWKPQNDKLFVRKQFVAEQKQIKVVGEEGRFTSRKQEAEVIGKVIAEMKETAKAKTPNLRMQTKQLKWFMQQQRIESQQPVQINRLANGKVTDQATAKQGIYNLKDQIATLKNNAQVFVPAQNIQAKSNELVWYIKQQLVEAKQPITMVETAKKVTLTGNQGQLNIGQNTATLTGNVRGLSLSNQAQVSSDNLTWFLTNQSFEANGNVKYRQTNPPFNLVGTKASGTIQNQQVKITGGPEADNRVVTEIVPNFAR is encoded by the coding sequence ATGTTGAAATCATCACGGCTACTTTGGGGCATCGGCATACTGGTCTTCGTCGGACTAGTGGGCGTCGTAGTGGTCAACCTACCATCCTCGAACAAACGTCAAGCCGCCGATGGCCTACGGGAAGGCAGTAGTGATCTGCAAAAGTTCGACAATAGCCTCACCTTCAGCAACGTCACCCTCGAACAGGCAGACGAACAGGGAAAGCTGTGGTGGAAGGTGAACGCCGCGAAAGCAATTTATAGTAAAGACAAAAAAGTCGCCACCGTCGAAAACCCAGAAGGCGAATTGTTTCAAGATGGCAAAGCCGTCTTTAAACTAAAGGCGAAAAAAGGTGAAGTGATCCAAGACGGTAAATCGATCGTGCTGCGGGGAGACATTATCGCAACGGATTTACGCGACGGCACGGTTCTCAAGGGCAAGGAAATCGAATGGAAGCCCCAGAACGACAAGTTATTTGTCCGCAAGCAATTTGTCGCCGAGCAAAAGCAAATCAAAGTCGTCGGGGAAGAGGGGCGCTTTACTTCGCGCAAACAGGAAGCGGAAGTCATTGGCAAAGTGATTGCGGAAATGAAGGAAACGGCGAAGGCGAAAACCCCCAACCTGCGGATGCAAACCAAGCAACTCAAATGGTTTATGCAGCAGCAGCGAATCGAAAGTCAGCAACCCGTACAGATCAATCGCCTCGCAAATGGCAAAGTGACCGATCAAGCGACCGCCAAACAGGGAATTTATAATCTCAAAGACCAAATCGCCACACTGAAAAACAATGCACAGGTTTTTGTACCGGCACAAAATATCCAAGCAAAAAGCAATGAGCTAGTTTGGTACATCAAACAGCAACTTGTTGAGGCAAAGCAGCCCATCACCATGGTGGAAACGGCGAAAAAAGTCACCCTCACCGGCAACCAAGGCCAACTCAATATCGGCCAAAATACCGCGACTCTGACCGGCAATGTGCGGGGCCTCTCGCTCTCAAATCAAGCTCAAGTCAGTTCTGACAATCTCACCTGGTTTCTTACCAATCAGTCGTTTGAAGCCAACGGCAACGTCAAATATCGCCAAACCAATCCACCGTTTAATCTCGTGGGCACGAAAGCCTCCGGCACCATCCAAAATCAGCAAGTCAAAATCACCGGCGGCCCAGAGGCCGACAATCGTGTGGTAACAGAAATTGTGCCGAATTTTGCCCGCTAG